The Bos indicus x Bos taurus breed Angus x Brahman F1 hybrid chromosome 13, Bos_hybrid_MaternalHap_v2.0, whole genome shotgun sequence genome includes a region encoding these proteins:
- the LOC113903366 gene encoding LOW QUALITY PROTEIN: eukaryotic translation initiation factor 3 subunit F-like (The sequence of the model RefSeq protein was modified relative to this genomic sequence to represent the inferred CDS: substituted 1 base at 1 genomic stop codon), whose translation MATPAVPASAPPATPSEAPAAASSPASAGAPAPAPASASAPAPSPAPASSSDLAAAAATTAAPGQTPASAPAPAQTPAQSLSGPALPGPFPGSRVVRLHPVILASIVNSYERRNEGAAXVIAALLGTVDKHSVEVTNCFSVPHKESEDEVAVDMEFAKNMYELHKKVSPNELILGWYATGHDMTEHSVLIHEYYSREAPNPIHLTVDTSLQNGRMSISTLMGVPGRTMGVMFTPLTVKYTHYDTELIGVDLIMRTCFSPNRVIGLSSDLQQVGGASARFQDALSTVLEYAEDVLSGKVSADNTVGRFLMSLVNQVPKIVPEDFETMLNSNINDLLMVTYLANLTQSQIALDKKLVNL comes from the coding sequence ATGGCCACACCGGCAGTACCGGCGAGCGCGCCTCCCGCCACCCCATCCGAAGCCCCAGCTGCGGCCTCATCTCCGGCCTCGGCCGGGGCcccggccccagccccagcctcagcCTCGGCCCCGGCTCCATCGCCGGCTCCCGCGTCATCCTCAGACCTGGCAGCAGCAGCGGCTACGACCGCGGCTCCGGGCCAGACCCCGGCCTCAGCGCCAGCCCCAGCGCAGACCCCCGCACAGTCTCTGTCCGGCCCTGCTCTCCCAGGCCCCTTCCCCGGCAGCCGCGTGGTCCGGCTGCACCCGGTCATTTTGGCCTCCATCGTGAACAGCTACGAGCGACGCAACGAGGGAGCTGCCTGAGTTATCGCGGCCCTGCTGGGAACCGTTGACAAGCACTCAGTGGAAGTCACCAATTGCTTTTCAGTGccacacaaagagtcagaagatGAGGTGGCTGTTGACATGGAGTTTGCTAAGAACATGTATGAGTTGCACAAGAAAGTCTCTCCAAATGAGCTCATCCTGGGCTGGTACGCTACAGGCCATGACATGACAGAGCACTCAGTGCTGATCCATGAGTACTACAGCCGAGAAGCCCCCAACCCCATTCACCTCACAGTGGACACCAGCCTCCAGAACGGCCGCATGAGCATCAGCACTTTAATGGGTGTTCCTGGGAGGACCATGGGGGTGATGTTCACCCCTCTGACAGTGAAATACACGCATTACGACACTGAACTCATTGGAGTTGACCTGATCATGAGGACCTGTTTTAGCCCCAACCGGGTGATCGGCCTCTCCAGTGACTTGCAGCAAGTGGGCGGGGCTTCTGCTCGCTTCCAGGACGCcctcagcacagtgttggagtaTGCGGAGGATGTGCTGTCTGGAAAGGTGTCAGCCGACAATACCGTGGGTcgcttcttgatgagtctggttaacCAAGTACCCAAAATAGTTCCCGAGGACTTCGAGACCATGCTCAACAGCAACATCAACGACCTGTTGATGGTAACCTATCTGGCCAACCTCACACAGTCACAAATTGCCCTCGATAAGAAGCTTGTGAACCTGTGA